A region of the Planctomycetota bacterium genome:
GACTTCGCCATTCGGTCCATATTTTCCGATTCGCGGCCCGAGAAGCAGCACACCCGCGAGTGCACCGAAGCCGCCGAACGCGTGAACGACCGAACTTCCGGCGAAGTCGTAGAAGCCATCACCGATCGAACCGAGCCAGCCACCGCCCCAGTGCCAGCTACCGACGAACGGGTAACCGAAGCCGACGAAGACAACCGCGAACACCATGAAGGGTGCGAGCTTGATTCGCTCAGCAACCGCACCGGAGACAATCGTCGCTGCCGTCGCGGCGAACATTGCCTGGAAAATGAAGTCAGTGAAGATCGTGTACGAGCCGCCGTAGTACGTTGCCGTTTGGGCGCCGTCACCGGTCGGGTCGAGCCACGGTGCCGGGAAGGGCAATGCGATCACGCCCTCCCAGACCCAGCTTCCCGGGTAATGGGCGTTGAAGCCCCAAACCCAGTACAGCAGGATTCCCGAAGCGATGATCCAGAGGTTCTTCGTCAGAACGTTGACCGCGTTTTTCGCACGCGTCAGACCGCTCTCAACACAGCCGAAGCCGAGGTGCATGATGAACACGAGACCCGCCGCGATGAGCACCCAGATGTTGTTGCTCCGGTACTGACCCGACGAGACGAAGACGCTGTTGCCGTCATCATCTTCCCCTGCGTAGAGAGGTGTTGCCGCTCCTGCAGCCTTGAACGAAGTTGATGAGGTCCCGTCAGCTCCCAGTGTCATCGTGAAGACGGCAGCCACCTCTTCGGTCAGGCCGCCGGCATAGGTCTTGATGACCACGCCCTCAATGACGGCGGACTTCTCGCCCGTCTCCTCGTCTGCTTCTGCCTCCTCGACCGCTGCGGTGAGGGCTTCTATGTCGTAGTCGAAGGTCACCGCGACATCGCCGGTCCCCTCGACGACACTTGGCACGTCAGCTTCTGTCTCTTCTTGCGCCATCGCTGACGCTGGAACGGTGGCCACCGCTGCAAGAGCGAAAAGGACGGCGAGCAAGGGCGTGTAGAGGCCCGGCCGGAGGAGGCGGGGCAGGCAGGAAAGGGGGTCGAATTGCTGTGGCATCGGGTGCGGCTCTCTCAGAGGACTGTCGCCGCTCTATGCGGCGGGCGGGTCGCGATGCCGAAACACGGATCGCGAGTGAACAGCCAGATCGACCTGCAGCAGCAGGCCCATCGGCAGATCATCGAAAAGGTCAGAGTCGAGGAGGACTTTTGAGTAGGGAGGCCGACGTGGTGGATCGGCCGGTCACGCGGGAATGCGTCGCGTGGAGCGGGCGGTCTTGGCCAAGGGAACAGAGCCCTTGGCGAAGAGGCGTCGCAGGCGTTCTACCCGCGACGCCCCGTGGTTTTCAAGTCTGACTTGACGTCGGAACCAACGAATCAGAACTCGAAGTCGACGGAGAGT
Encoded here:
- a CDS encoding ammonium transporter; this translates as MAQEETEADVPSVVEGTGDVAVTFDYDIEALTAAVEEAEADEETGEKSAVIEGVVIKTYAGGLTEEVAAVFTMTLGADGTSSTSFKAAGAATPLYAGEDDDGNSVFVSSGQYRSNNIWVLIAAGLVFIMHLGFGCVESGLTRAKNAVNVLTKNLWIIASGILLYWVWGFNAHYPGSWVWEGVIALPFPAPWLDPTGDGAQTATYYGGSYTIFTDFIFQAMFAATAATIVSGAVAERIKLAPFMVFAVVFVGFGYPFVGSWHWGGGWLGSIGDGFYDFAGSSVVHAFGGFGALAGVLLLGPRIGKYGPNGEVRGIPGHNIPLVNVGVFLLFLGWFGFNGGSVLSADEVNTSLVFTTTTLAGVAGGAVALLTSWAIGGKPDLTMGLNGLLAGLVGITAGADSISPGWSIVVGGIAGVIVVLSVYGFDKIGIDDPVGAISVHGVCGIWGTVAVGIFGGKDLVAQIIGTIAVSVTAFLIALVIFGILKVLGGIRVSEEEEIEGLDMGEHGMRAYHDLAGTPATA